In Eriocheir sinensis breed Jianghai 21 chromosome 12, ASM2467909v1, whole genome shotgun sequence, the following proteins share a genomic window:
- the LOC126997681 gene encoding uncharacterized protein LOC126997681: MDQKFLQLVKDEEVPRMLFLSVNPTRAEEAEMEIVSTPTHTDGGAVGVGGFVLTTAEVSSDGPSDSTGRLLGKFKIALQEQSISPVRRELHLRLLKLSTLHLQGGDSVSTLESNFSDENDQLSSDEEDVLEFTEIFERFQYPVPEEIKNRFDAIVANKKISIRKSGGSKKKTFFVYAENKILTKVCDSLSPLEVHEMYRIVKEMKGLDDDDEAMKEVLTLPYVELEALEKVVGLKDVAFFYLVLSLMRKKMMNRLYTHKLFFLLDQLQEIHKKNTKQENPQIARSLASLDRYPIASQPPGLCLIFHMMEDRPGADEDLKLVKDLFENVLKYDVVTKVDPKAEQIKFIISKLKAARNKFYDSLIVWFMGHGSKSYLKVKGGHIHRRIELIEPFTEIEWFYKKPKLFFIQACAVKENRKRFPSSSANDLKRLSAQTDSVGWKAAAGDDWQEKYADYTDVSNINSFADTLISYATMWYQPASRAEKGSLYVDTLVDQLKQYGSKESIENVLRRVHYNVNTVSLLEKVPGQGEVSWKQAPYFESSLQKAFMFPKTANQ, encoded by the exons ATGG acCAAAAATTCTTGCAGCtggtgaaggatgaggaggtcCCACGCATGCTCTTCCTATCCGTGAATCCTACCAGA gcggaggaggcggagatggAGATAGTATCGACGCCCACGCATACTGACGGAGGCGCTGTAGGAGTGGGCGGCTTCGTCCTTACCACGGCGGAGGTCTCTAGCGATGGGCCGTCCGACTCTACCGGGAGACTCCTCGGTAAATTcaag ATCGCCCTACAGGAACAGTCGATCTCCCCGGTGCGCCGCGAGCTACATCTGAGGCTGCTGAAGCTATCCACACTGCATCTTCAAGGCGGGGACTCCGTCAGCACCCTCGAGAGCAACTTTTCCGACGAGAACGACCAACTCAGCTCGGACGAAGAGGACGTTTTGGAGTTCACGGAGATCTTCGAGCGATTTCAGTACCCGGTGCCGGAGGAGATCAAGAATAGATTTGACGCGATCGTGGCCAACAAGAAGATCTCCATCCGGAAGTCCGGAGGCAGCAAGAAAAAGACGTTCTTCGTGTACGCGGAGAACAAGATCCTGACGAAGGTGTGTGATTCCCTGTCCCCGCTTGAAGTGCATGAGATGTACAGGAtcgtgaaggagatgaagggattggatgatgacgatgaggctATGAAAGAGGTGTTGACGCTCCCGTACGTGGAGTTGGAAGCCCTAGAGAAGGTGGTTGGGCTGAAGGACGTGGCTTTCTTCTACCTGGTTTTGAGTCtcatgaggaagaagatgatgaatcgCCTGTACACGCATAAgctgttcttcctccttgacCAGCTCCAGGAGATTCACAAGAAGAATACCAAGCAGGAAAACCCTCAAATAGCTCGAAGTCTTGCTTCTCTGGACAG gtACCCGATAGCCTCTCAGCCTCCCGGCCTGTGTCTCATCTTCCACATGATGGAAGACCGGCCAGGCGCAGACGAGGACCTCAAACTCGTGAAGGACCTCTTTGAAAACGTCCTCAAGTACGATGTGGTCACGAAGGTTGACCCCAAGGCGGAGCAGATCAAGTTTATCATCTCGAAGCTGAAGGCCGCCAGGAACAAATTTTACGACAG CCTCATCGTATGGTTCATGGGCCACGGCAGCAAGTCCTACCTCAAAGTGAAGGGCGGACACATCCACAGGCGCATCGAACTCATTGAACCCTTCACCGAGATCGAGTGGTTTTACAAGAAGCCCAAGCTGTTCTTCATCCAGGCGTGCGCCGTCAAGGAAAACCGCAAAAGATTCCCTTCTT CTTCGGCCAACGATCTAAAGAGGCTCTCGGCCCAGACGGACTCGGTGGGCTGGAAGGCGGCGGCTGGCGACGACTGGCAGGAGAAGTACGCCGACTACACCGACGTCTCCAATATCAACAGTTTCGCCGACACCCTCATCTCATACGCGACGATGTGGTACCAGCCAGCATCCCGCGCCGAGAAGG GTTCTCTCTACGTGGACACCCTCGTGGATCAGCTGAAGCAGTACGGCAGCAAGGAGAGCATCGAGAACGTGTTGCGTCGAGTGCACTACAACGTGAACACCGTCAGCCTCCTGGAGAAAGTGCCGGGCCAGGGGGAGGTGTCGTGGAAACAAGCCCCGTACTTCGAGTCCTCGCTGCAAAAGGCGTTCATGTTCCCGAAGACCGCTAACCAATAG